The Bacteroidota bacterium genomic interval TTGTAAGTGTGCTGGAACCTATTATTACATCGTAATTTGCAAAAATATTATCGAAGCCGGTACGCATTTGTGTTACCAAACGCAGGCATTTCAGATAATCAACAGCCGTGATTGTTTGTCCACCCAACACTTCGCCTCGTCTTTCCGGGTCAATCAAGTCCTTCACTCTTCCATCACGAACAATCGGTTCAAAGATCGAAGCTTCTTCTGCAGTAATTATTGTTGTTGCAACCGGTTCGTATGGATATTCAGGGGGTTGGACTTCTTCAACATCGATACCGAATGTTTTAAAAACTTGTATTGCTTCGCTGAAAGCTTTTCCAACTCCAAACTCGCCAAATTTTTCGTAGTCTTCTTTCACAAAGCAAACTTTTAATTGAGAAACTCTTTCCATCAACTTTTTCTTATTGAAACTAAACGGCGCATCAATACTAAATGGATCATCGGGATAATGTCCCTGAATTGCTTTGAATACAATAGAACAATCTTCTGCCGACCGAGCCATCGGTCCGATTTTATCCATAGTCCACGAAAGCGGCATAGCACCTGTGCGTGGAACCCGGCCGAAAGTTGGTCGTAAACCTGTAATTCCACAAAACGACGACGGACACATAATTGAGCCCCAAGTTTCAGTGCCGAGCGAAAACACGCAAAGTCCCGCAGCGACCGAAGCGCCCGAACCGCTTGATGAGCCACCCGACCATCGTGAAATATCCCACGGTGTGCGACAAGCCCCCGTCGCTGTAGCAAATGGAGGTCCGCCCGCAAGCTCACTCATTGCTGTTTTACCAATTAAAATTGCACCCGCATTACGAAGTCGCTTGATAACTTCAGCATCGTAATCAAATTGTTGTTCCTTGTAAACCCTTGAACCCCAAGTCGTAGGATAACCTTTTACAGAAAATAAATCTTTAGCAGCATAAGGAATTCCGTGCATTTGCCCGCGATAGTTGCCGTTAGTAATTTCAGTTTCAGCAAGTTTGGCTTCTTTGAGTGCCAGCTCGGTTGCTACAGTTGCAAAAGCGTTTAACTTTGGTGAATCTTTTTCGATTGCTTTGAGATAATTTTGAGTAAGCTCGACCGGCGATACTTTTTTCGATTTGATTAGCTTTGCAAGTTCTGAGATAGTTTTGAATAATAAATCTCTATCCATATCTCCTCCTTTTTTTAATCTTCGGGTGATTCAGTTTTTCGTCTTGATTTTTTTGGGGGGTACTTCGGAATAAATGCAGGAATCAAATCGTGAGGTAAATCCGTTGCGCGAATAGCTTTCATTGATTCATCAAAATTTTTAAAGAATTCAGACATCCACAATTTTTCATCATCCGACAACATTCTACCTGCGATTACATTGGGGATAGATGTATGAGTTTGGGAAATTCCCTCCTGAACATTTTTAAAACTTGCAATAGCTTCCGTTGGTTTTAACACGGCTGGAATCAGCGCAACCGCTCCTAAATATTTACCGAATGAACGCCTGTTCATATAAACCTCCTTTTGTTTAATATGTTGAGATCTTTTTTTCTATTTTTTAGGAGGGTGACCCAAAAATAATATACCTTAGTGGTAAAAATATTAATTTATTAAAAAGAAAAAAACATTCACCACTAAGGAACTTAGGACACTAAGATTCACTAAGTCTTTTGGATAGCCTCTTTTTTTTTCCACACGACTATAAATATTTAATCAGGAAATTTGAATTCTGTTTTTTCTGTTTTTTCTAATAGTTTTTCAATCCAATCGTTCACATCAAATTGGGTTTCAGCATCAGCAATTGCTGCCGGGTCAGCCCAAGTTTCTGGATTACGCGGAGTTAAGAACGAGCAGCAGTCGTCGTATGGTTCTTTACAGATATCGTAAGTTTCTATTTTACGTGCAACGTCAATTATTTCTTCCTTATCGCTGCCAACAAGTGGACGCAGTATTGGAAGCTTTGCAACATTATTAACGACACGGATGTTGCGAAGAGTTTGTGATGCTACCTGTCCCAAACTTTCCCCTGTAACAAGTGCATTTGCTTTTTCGTTGAGAGCAATCCTTTCGGCGACACGAACCATCATACGCCGGTACAAAATAACACGAAGCGGCTGCGGTGTTTTTAAAACAATATCCTGCTGACATTCGGCAAAAGGGACAAGGTACAATTTTGAAAAATATTGATACTGTGTTAGCAATTCTAATATTTTCTTAACCTGATCAATGGAGTTGTGCGACACAAAAGGATAGCTGTGAAAATGAACATATACTACATATGCACCACGCTTCATTATTTTGTAAGACGCAACAGGCGAATCGAAACCTGCTGAAATCAACGAAACAACCCGTCCGCTGATACCCGCCGGCAAACCACCGGCGCCGGGGATTTTTGAGAGATAAACATAAGCCAACTTATCTACAATCTCAATGTAAATTGTTTCGTCGGGTTGTGATAAATTTGCCCGGACGTTGAACCGTGTG includes:
- a CDS encoding amidase, with translation MDRDLLFKTISELAKLIKSKKVSPVELTQNYLKAIEKDSPKLNAFATVATELALKEAKLAETEITNGNYRGQMHGIPYAAKDLFSVKGYPTTWGSRVYKEQQFDYDAEVIKRLRNAGAILIGKTAMSELAGGPPFATATGACRTPWDISRWSGGSSSGSGASVAAGLCVFSLGTETWGSIMCPSSFCGITGLRPTFGRVPRTGAMPLSWTMDKIGPMARSAEDCSIVFKAIQGHYPDDPFSIDAPFSFNKKKLMERVSQLKVCFVKEDYEKFGEFGVGKAFSEAIQVFKTFGIDVEEVQPPEYPYEPVATTIITAEEASIFEPIVRDGRVKDLIDPERRGEVLGGQTITAVDYLKCLRLVTQMRTGFDNIFANYDVIIGSSTLTTAPTIDAKMSDVFKGGNVIEAAENLIGIPAISIPCGFDKKKLPIGLKIIGKHFDEKTILELAAAYQMATDWHKQKPVVK
- the thiI gene encoding tRNA uracil 4-sulfurtransferase ThiI, which produces MKPIIAVHHHEIGLKGKNRGYFEKHLLRNVRLTLKGLLPQNAVTGGFGRFIIYTDSNQQATDEIILRLKKVFGLSNICFGFETGQTIEDFNSIAESLLNNKSFSTICVKTSRANKAYPKTSVEVNKEVGAFLCTRFNVRANLSQPDETIYIEIVDKLAYVYLSKIPGAGGLPAGISGRVVSLISAGFDSPVASYKIMKRGAYVVYVHFHSYPFVSHNSIDQVKKILELLTQYQYFSKLYLVPFAECQQDIVLKTPQPLRVILYRRMMVRVAERIALNEKANALVTGESLGQVASQTLRNIRVVNNVAKLPILRPLVGSDKEEIIDVARKIETYDICKEPYDDCCSFLTPRNPETWADPAAIADAETQFDVNDWIEKLLEKTEKTEFKFPD